A genome region from Bosea sp. BIWAKO-01 includes the following:
- a CDS encoding LysR family transcriptional regulator gives MLNLKLIEAFYWVAKLRNFHAAAERMRLAQPTVTYRVKELERQLGRSLLSRSSQPIRMTPQGQAFFVNAERLLTLAQEMQHQMRAGQSATGLLRLGVMDAFAAVCLPELLRDLAERHPDLDVSVVVDLSHTLTLKLEAGELDVAVVSSPPILPDLRYDRLGGQAVGWVSAPAAAETIREPSDITQQRIFITPPPSNLGTITAEWFREYGLEPPSFSMCNSMSAIVRLVTAGAGIGIMPLKLVDDALATGRLCHLNHLPPVKSQDIFIALPRGVLDLAVPVTTDAIRAVARNHAFSD, from the coding sequence ATGTTAAATCTGAAGCTCATCGAAGCTTTCTATTGGGTAGCGAAGCTGCGCAATTTCCATGCCGCTGCAGAACGGATGCGGCTTGCCCAGCCGACCGTGACGTATCGCGTCAAGGAGCTGGAACGACAGCTCGGCCGTTCGTTGCTGTCCCGGAGCAGCCAGCCGATACGCATGACGCCCCAGGGCCAGGCATTCTTTGTCAACGCCGAGCGCCTGCTGACGCTGGCGCAAGAGATGCAGCACCAGATGCGGGCGGGCCAATCGGCGACCGGCCTCCTGCGGCTCGGCGTTATGGACGCATTCGCCGCCGTCTGCCTGCCCGAGTTGCTACGCGATCTCGCAGAACGGCATCCTGATCTCGACGTGTCAGTCGTCGTCGACCTGAGCCATACGTTGACACTCAAGCTCGAGGCCGGGGAACTTGACGTAGCGGTGGTTTCGAGCCCGCCTATCCTACCCGACCTACGCTATGATAGACTCGGTGGACAAGCGGTCGGTTGGGTCAGCGCCCCAGCCGCGGCAGAGACGATACGCGAACCGTCGGATATCACTCAGCAGCGGATCTTTATCACTCCACCCCCTTCCAATCTCGGAACGATCACCGCTGAATGGTTCAGGGAGTACGGTCTGGAGCCACCGTCCTTCAGCATGTGCAACAGCATGTCCGCGATAGTGCGATTGGTCACCGCAGGCGCAGGAATTGGCATCATGCCGCTGAAACTCGTTGACGATGCGTTGGCCACCGGTCGGCTCTGCCACCTAAACCACCTCCCGCCGGTGAAGTCGCAGGACATCTTCATCGCCTTGCCGCGGGGCGTGCTCGACTTGGCTGTGCCAGTCACAACCGACGCCATTAGAGCCGTTGCTCGCAATCACGCATTCAGCGACTGA
- a CDS encoding ABC transporter permease — protein MPNFILRRLGQAVIVLWASASVVFVIMRLSGSPVDLILPPEASSQDRINLTLQMGLDRPILVQYLSFLSDALQGDLGTSYWQNRPALSVVMERFPATLQIATAGFLLSFLMAVPIGVVSAVRKGGMLDNGLMAFALLAHAMPTFWLALVLVLVFSVHLQWLPSFGRGSWQHMLLPTIALATYSLARMARITRSSMLEVLGQDYIRTGRAKGLSEKRIVWVHALRNAALPIVTIGALELGVLIGGSVLTEIVFAWPGLGWLAMEAISRRDFPLVQAIILTVSSIFVVLNFVTDVAYAYVNPNVRLN, from the coding sequence ATGCCCAATTTCATCTTACGACGACTAGGTCAGGCGGTGATCGTGCTCTGGGCCTCGGCGAGCGTCGTATTTGTGATCATGCGTCTGTCAGGAAGTCCGGTTGATCTCATTCTCCCGCCCGAGGCAAGCTCTCAAGACCGGATCAACCTGACTCTGCAGATGGGTCTCGATCGCCCCATCCTCGTCCAATACCTTTCGTTCCTGTCGGACGCGCTTCAAGGGGATCTCGGGACTTCGTATTGGCAGAACCGTCCGGCACTAAGCGTCGTCATGGAGCGGTTCCCGGCAACCTTGCAGATCGCAACGGCTGGATTTCTCCTATCATTCTTGATGGCGGTGCCGATCGGAGTCGTCTCCGCCGTGAGGAAGGGCGGCATGCTCGACAACGGGCTGATGGCCTTCGCGCTGCTTGCGCACGCCATGCCGACATTCTGGCTGGCTCTTGTTCTCGTGCTGGTTTTCTCTGTGCATCTGCAATGGCTGCCTTCATTCGGACGTGGCTCCTGGCAGCACATGCTGCTCCCCACGATCGCGCTCGCAACCTATTCGCTCGCCCGCATGGCGCGGATCACCCGTTCGAGCATGCTCGAGGTCTTGGGCCAGGATTATATCCGGACGGGGCGCGCGAAGGGCCTTTCCGAAAAGAGGATCGTTTGGGTTCACGCCTTGCGCAATGCGGCGCTTCCGATCGTCACGATCGGTGCATTGGAGCTTGGCGTTCTGATCGGTGGAAGCGTTCTGACCGAGATCGTCTTCGCTTGGCCTGGTCTCGGCTGGCTCGCGATGGAGGCCATATCCCGACGGGATTTTCCTCTGGTACAGGCCATTATCCTGACGGTGTCCTCGATCTTCGTCGTGCTCAACTTCGTGACCGACGTCGCCTACGCGTATGTCAATCCCAACGTCAGGCTGAACTGA
- a CDS encoding amino acid ABC transporter permease, whose amino-acid sequence MTGYILTFGPVLQRWPLLLEGLTLTLLLTAIGVVMGTGLGLLLALARRADAWPLRWLSRAYVEIFRNTPLLVQLFVVFLGLPSIGIRLSPVAAAALTLVLNNAAYTCEIIRAGLAATPVGQIEAAKSLALRPWQTLAFVVLPPALARIYPALVSQNVLLMLSTGITSAIGTQELTAAASDINSDTFRSIEAFALAAAFYLALNYLQRLLLWALGRPLFRSTNWA is encoded by the coding sequence ATGACCGGCTATATCCTCACTTTCGGACCGGTCCTACAGCGCTGGCCGCTCCTACTGGAGGGACTGACGCTCACCCTTCTCCTGACGGCCATCGGCGTGGTGATGGGCACTGGGCTCGGCCTGTTGCTTGCCTTGGCGCGCCGGGCGGATGCTTGGCCGCTGCGCTGGCTCTCGCGGGCCTATGTCGAGATTTTCCGCAACACCCCGCTGCTCGTCCAGCTCTTTGTCGTCTTCCTCGGCTTGCCTTCGATCGGAATACGGCTGTCGCCGGTGGCGGCCGCGGCTCTCACCCTGGTGCTGAACAACGCCGCGTACACCTGCGAAATCATCCGCGCCGGTCTTGCAGCTACCCCGGTTGGGCAGATTGAAGCGGCCAAGAGCCTGGCGCTCCGGCCTTGGCAAACGCTGGCCTTTGTCGTGCTGCCGCCGGCGCTGGCGCGCATCTACCCGGCCCTCGTCAGCCAGAACGTCCTGCTGATGCTCTCGACGGGCATCACTTCGGCCATCGGCACACAGGAACTCACGGCTGCGGCCTCCGACATCAACTCGGACACGTTCCGTAGCATCGAAGCCTTCGCGCTCGCCGCAGCGTTCTATCTCGCGCTGAATTATCTGCAGCGTTTGCTGCTATGGGCTCTGGGCCGCCCTCTGTTCCGAAGCACGAACTGGGCCTGA
- a CDS encoding ABC transporter permease subunit (The N-terminal region of this protein, as described by TIGR01726, is a three transmembrane segment that identifies a subfamily of ABC transporter permease subunits, which specificities that include histidine, arginine, glutamine, glutamate, L-cystine (sic), the opines (in Agrobacterium) octopine and nopaline, etc.), with translation MRSFGPNEMVYIVLAARWTVLLATCALAGGVVFGALLTAVGLARHSVARNGVTIFVQFVQGTPLLILLLLAYFGLSAIGLELGALLSSALALTLYAGAYFSTIWRGAIRAVGSGQWEGRLRLG, from the coding sequence ATGCGCAGCTTCGGCCCCAATGAAATGGTCTACATCGTTCTGGCGGCCCGCTGGACTGTTCTGCTCGCCACGTGCGCACTGGCGGGTGGAGTTGTATTCGGCGCCCTGCTGACGGCGGTCGGACTTGCGCGTCACTCGGTGGCGCGCAACGGCGTCACGATCTTCGTACAATTCGTCCAGGGAACGCCGCTGCTGATACTGCTGTTGCTCGCCTATTTCGGGCTGAGCGCCATAGGCCTCGAACTCGGTGCCCTGCTGTCCAGCGCGCTCGCGTTGACGCTCTACGCTGGCGCCTATTTCTCGACGATCTGGCGTGGCGCCATCCGCGCAGTCGGCTCCGGACAGTGGGAGGGGCGACTGCGCTTGGGCTGA
- a CDS encoding HD domain-containing protein produces the protein MPSLPASVLSDVPSAVRATILEDLPEIAGIVNDELREKVIQAWALSLRDSSFARISDIPGEGAPNHFVLKAGSQELHLRGVARLAVNTVDEFRRTFPHVEVDRDIVLAGALCHDIGKCWECDPANLERWQARPDRTGYPSLRHSVYGAHICLAAGLPEAIAHIALGHSMEGQHIKLSTECMIVRWADNTWWYSAATMGLCHPDSLGAAGPMMTPRPLM, from the coding sequence GTGCCCAGCCTACCCGCATCTGTACTCAGCGATGTTCCTTCGGCGGTGCGCGCCACCATCCTCGAAGACCTCCCGGAGATCGCCGGCATCGTCAATGACGAGCTGCGCGAAAAGGTCATTCAGGCGTGGGCGTTGTCCCTTCGCGACTCGTCGTTCGCACGGATCTCCGACATTCCCGGCGAAGGCGCCCCCAACCACTTTGTGCTGAAGGCCGGCAGCCAGGAGCTGCATCTGCGCGGCGTGGCACGGCTTGCCGTCAATACCGTCGACGAGTTCCGCCGCACTTTCCCGCATGTCGAAGTCGACCGCGACATCGTGCTGGCCGGCGCGCTCTGCCATGATATCGGTAAGTGCTGGGAATGCGACCCAGCCAATCTGGAGCGCTGGCAGGCGAGACCGGACCGGACCGGCTATCCGTCGCTGCGCCATTCCGTCTACGGCGCTCATATCTGCCTCGCCGCCGGCCTGCCCGAGGCCATCGCCCATATCGCGCTGGGTCACTCGATGGAAGGGCAGCACATCAAGCTGAGCACGGAATGCATGATCGTCCGCTGGGCCGACAACACCTGGTGGTACAGTGCCGCGACGATGGGACTGTGCCATCCGGACAGTCTCGGGGCGGCCGGGCCGATGATGACGCCGCGTCCCCTGATGTGA
- a CDS encoding enoyl-CoA hydratase/isomerase family protein — protein sequence MPQIVQETIDRVRILTIENEPKRNAITHAMAQQLLDALRAAESDPLVRIVVITGAGKLAFSSGHDLSEPLGDPDRESELAFGFPRTMRKPVIAAITGHCHAAGLMLAVACDMRIADESARIGSPGAKLGGMPMGGQLQCLPEYMSPGRAKLFMMTAMILDGRTASEWGLVDIVTSEMTALEHALKLAHAIAANSPAVVAAIKAGVAHWSNVSPAQLASWEKTESQRVKEVGDWEEGVKAFLGKRPPVFTDLGVER from the coding sequence GTGCCGCAGATCGTGCAAGAGACCATTGATCGAGTCCGCATTCTGACAATCGAAAACGAGCCAAAGCGCAATGCGATAACGCACGCCATGGCACAGCAACTCCTTGACGCCCTGCGCGCCGCGGAATCCGATCCCCTGGTGCGAATTGTCGTGATTACCGGCGCCGGGAAGCTCGCGTTCAGCAGCGGCCACGATCTCAGTGAGCCGCTCGGAGATCCGGACCGGGAAAGCGAGCTCGCATTCGGTTTTCCGAGAACGATGCGAAAGCCCGTCATTGCCGCAATCACCGGCCACTGCCATGCCGCAGGCCTGATGCTCGCCGTGGCATGCGACATGCGGATAGCCGACGAATCCGCCCGCATTGGCTCTCCAGGTGCCAAGTTGGGTGGGATGCCGATGGGCGGGCAGCTCCAATGCCTTCCTGAATACATGTCGCCCGGACGAGCCAAGCTGTTCATGATGACGGCCATGATTCTGGATGGACGGACGGCCAGTGAATGGGGACTGGTCGATATTGTTACTTCCGAGATGACCGCGCTGGAGCACGCCCTGAAGCTTGCGCACGCCATAGCTGCCAACTCGCCGGCCGTCGTCGCGGCGATCAAGGCAGGCGTGGCGCATTGGTCAAACGTCTCACCTGCGCAGCTCGCGAGCTGGGAAAAGACGGAGTCGCAGCGCGTCAAAGAGGTCGGAGACTGGGAAGAAGGTGTGAAAGCATTCCTCGGAAAACGACCCCCCGTTTTCACCGATCTGGGCGTCGAGAGATAG
- a CDS encoding ABC transporter permease subunit: MGGATALGLNRWLRFRLVIFPQALRMALAPTCGFTVQLIKNTSLAALVGFVELTRAGQIVSNATFQPLLAFSVVAAAYFVMCLPFTLLSEWLEHRHAHP, from the coding sequence GTGGGAGGGGCGACTGCGCTTGGGCTGAACCGCTGGCTCAGATTCCGTCTCGTGATCTTCCCGCAGGCGCTAAGGATGGCGCTGGCGCCGACATGCGGGTTCACAGTCCAGCTCATCAAGAACACCTCGCTCGCCGCGCTTGTCGGCTTCGTCGAGCTGACTCGCGCCGGGCAAATCGTGAGCAACGCCACCTTCCAGCCGCTACTCGCATTCAGCGTGGTGGCGGCCGCTTATTTCGTGATGTGCCTGCCATTCACGCTGCTGTCCGAATGGTTGGAGCATCGACATGCCCATCCATAG
- a CDS encoding universal stress protein has translation MYKLILIPTDGSEFAQKGVNHGLNLAKSVGAKVIIITVTEPLPIYAGAATAGAGWAPPPMETVEYEASQTQAAEKTLADARTAADRLGVDAETVHIPQAHPAEAIVEVANSRHCSLIVMASHGRRGLRRLLLGSQTSEVLSNSSVAVLVVM, from the coding sequence ATGTACAAGCTAATTCTCATACCGACAGACGGATCGGAATTTGCCCAGAAGGGCGTGAATCATGGCCTGAACCTAGCCAAGAGCGTGGGAGCCAAGGTCATCATTATCACCGTAACAGAGCCGCTTCCGATCTATGCCGGCGCCGCCACGGCCGGCGCCGGGTGGGCGCCGCCACCGATGGAGACGGTGGAGTATGAGGCGAGTCAGACACAAGCGGCTGAGAAAACACTGGCTGATGCCAGAACTGCTGCAGATCGTCTCGGCGTCGACGCCGAGACCGTTCATATTCCCCAGGCTCACCCGGCCGAGGCAATCGTAGAAGTCGCCAATAGCCGTCACTGCAGCCTCATTGTCATGGCCTCACACGGCCGACGCGGGCTCCGTCGCCTTTTGCTGGGCAGCCAGACCTCCGAGGTGCTCTCCAACAGTTCGGTAGCCGTTCTGGTGGTCATGTAG
- the groL gene encoding chaperonin GroEL (60 kDa chaperone family; promotes refolding of misfolded polypeptides especially under stressful conditions; forms two stacked rings of heptamers to form a barrel-shaped 14mer; ends can be capped by GroES; misfolded proteins enter the barrel where they are refolded when GroES binds), translated as MAAKDVKFSTDARDRMLRGVEILNNAVKVTLGPKGRNVVIDKSFGAPRITKDGVTVAKEIELADKFENMGAQMVREVASKQNDHAGDGTTTATVLAAAIMREGLKSVAAGMNPMDLKRGIDLAVEAIVTDLKKNSKKVTSNAEVAQVGTISANGDESVGKMIATAMQKVGNEGVITVEEAKTAETELDVVEGMQFDRGYLSPYFITNAEKMVAELEDPYILVFEKKLSSLQAMLPILEAVVQTGKPLLIIAEDVEGEALATLVVNKLRGGLKVAAVKAPGFGDRRKAMLEDISILTAGQLISEDLGIKLETVTLNMLGRAKKVRIEKENTTIIDGAGQKKDIEGRVAQIKAQIEETSSDYDREKLQERLAKLAGGVAVIRVGGATEVEVKEKKDRVDDALNATRAAVEEGVLPGGGVALLRALSTVKAIKTANDDQKTGVEIVRKAIMSPAKQIVDNAGDDGAVVVGKLLESKDYAYGYNAQTGEYGDLVKMGIIDPTKVVRTAIQDAASIAGLLITTEAMIAELPKKDAMPAMPGGGGMGGMDF; from the coding sequence ATGGCTGCTAAAGACGTCAAGTTCTCCACCGACGCGCGCGACCGGATGCTGCGCGGCGTCGAAATCCTCAACAACGCCGTCAAGGTCACGCTCGGTCCCAAGGGCCGCAACGTCGTGATCGACAAGTCGTTCGGCGCTCCCCGCATCACCAAGGACGGCGTCACCGTCGCCAAGGAGATCGAGCTCGCCGACAAGTTCGAGAACATGGGCGCCCAGATGGTGCGCGAAGTCGCTTCGAAGCAGAACGACCACGCCGGCGACGGCACCACCACGGCCACCGTTCTGGCCGCCGCGATCATGCGCGAAGGCCTGAAGTCGGTTGCCGCCGGCATGAACCCGATGGACCTGAAGCGCGGCATCGACCTCGCGGTCGAAGCCATCGTCACGGACCTGAAGAAGAACTCGAAGAAGGTCACCTCGAACGCGGAAGTCGCGCAGGTCGGCACCATCTCGGCCAACGGCGACGAGTCGGTCGGCAAGATGATCGCCACCGCGATGCAGAAGGTCGGCAACGAGGGTGTCATCACCGTCGAGGAGGCCAAGACCGCCGAGACCGAGCTTGATGTCGTCGAAGGCATGCAGTTCGACCGTGGCTATCTCTCGCCCTACTTCATCACCAATGCCGAGAAGATGGTTGCCGAGCTCGAGGACCCCTACATCCTCGTTTTCGAGAAGAAGCTGTCGTCGCTCCAGGCGATGCTGCCGATCCTCGAGGCCGTCGTTCAGACCGGCAAGCCGCTGCTGATCATCGCCGAGGACGTGGAAGGTGAGGCTCTCGCCACCCTCGTCGTCAACAAGCTCCGTGGCGGCCTGAAGGTCGCGGCCGTCAAGGCTCCGGGCTTCGGCGATCGCCGCAAGGCCATGCTCGAGGACATCTCGATCCTGACCGCCGGTCAGCTGATCTCGGAAGACCTCGGCATCAAGCTCGAGACCGTGACGCTCAACATGCTCGGCCGCGCCAAGAAGGTGCGTATCGAGAAGGAGAACACCACGATCATCGACGGCGCCGGCCAGAAGAAGGACATCGAGGGCCGCGTTGCGCAGATCAAGGCGCAGATCGAGGAGACCTCGTCTGACTACGACCGCGAGAAGCTCCAGGAGCGTCTGGCCAAGCTCGCCGGCGGCGTCGCGGTGATCCGCGTCGGCGGCGCGACCGAGGTCGAGGTCAAGGAGAAGAAGGACCGCGTCGACGATGCCCTGAACGCGACCCGCGCTGCGGTCGAAGAAGGCGTCCTGCCGGGTGGCGGCGTCGCGCTCCTGCGCGCCCTGTCGACCGTCAAGGCGATCAAGACCGCCAATGACGACCAGAAGACCGGCGTCGAGATCGTCCGCAAGGCGATCATGTCCCCTGCCAAGCAGATCGTCGACAACGCCGGCGATGACGGCGCTGTCGTGGTCGGCAAGCTGCTCGAGTCGAAGGACTACGCCTACGGCTACAACGCCCAGACCGGCGAGTACGGCGATCTGGTCAAGATGGGCATCATCGACCCGACCAAGGTCGTGCGCACGGCGATCCAGGACGCGGCTTCGATCGCCGGCCTGCTGATCACCACCGAGGCGATGATCGCCGAGCTGCCGAAGAAGGACGCCATGCCGGCTATGCCGGGCGGCGGCGGCATGGGCGGCATGGACTTCTGA
- a CDS encoding 3'-5' exonuclease — MAVGRDSIVAMSSDYAHGNRLDQLIADTIDRAHSLLETGASAADALASFSGDRAVRIMSIHKSKGLEFETVFVLGVEKQSFWGNQDEERSTDFVGISRAKKQLVLTICDQRSPPAGANNWRVHRTPHGEFLGYV; from the coding sequence ATGGCCGTCGGACGCGACAGCATCGTCGCCATGTCGAGCGACTATGCTCATGGGAACCGCTTGGACCAGTTGATTGCCGATACGATCGACCGTGCCCACAGCCTCCTCGAGACCGGCGCCTCGGCAGCCGACGCGCTCGCGTCGTTCTCCGGCGACCGTGCGGTGCGGATCATGTCGATCCACAAGAGCAAAGGCCTCGAATTCGAAACGGTTTTCGTACTTGGCGTCGAGAAGCAGTCCTTTTGGGGTAACCAAGACGAAGAACGTTCGACCGACTTCGTCGGCATTTCGCGAGCCAAGAAGCAATTAGTTCTCACGATCTGCGACCAACGCTCACCGCCCGCAGGAGCGAACAACTGGCGGGTTCACCGGACGCCGCACGGCGAGTTCCTCGGTTACGTCTAG
- the groES gene encoding co-chaperone GroES, with translation MKFRPLHDRVVVRRLDGEEKTKGGIIIPETAKEKPQEGEVVAVGPGARDEAGKLVTLDVKKGDRVLFGKWSGTEVKIDGQDLLIMKESDIMGVVG, from the coding sequence ATGAAGTTCCGTCCGCTGCATGACCGCGTCGTGGTCCGTCGCCTTGATGGCGAAGAGAAGACCAAGGGTGGCATCATCATCCCCGAAACCGCCAAGGAAAAGCCCCAAGAGGGTGAAGTCGTCGCCGTCGGCCCTGGCGCCCGCGACGAAGCCGGCAAGCTCGTTACCCTGGACGTCAAGAAGGGCGATCGCGTCCTCTTCGGCAAGTGGTCGGGCACCGAGGTCAAGATCGATGGCCAGGATCTCCTGATCATGAAGGAATCCGACATCATGGGCGTCGTCGGCTGA
- a CDS encoding GntR family transcriptional regulator, giving the protein MEMTVHSSGQALPDESLAVRAMHEIRRMIFAGELPGGTVVQDRKLAEQLGLSRTPVREALGRLAGEGYLRRDKRILTVQSVSFEDVMEILATRRLIEGETARLAAGHMAPSRLVELRAAIEGMIDPREVSHDRHWTVDDLVHLSIAEASGNRMMARLVKDLRERTRMFGLARIPRRFAPGKDEHLAIVAALEQGDGDAAARAMTVHLDNTRQGILDLLAGTLAYDPPAGTRGDRKNQGSTS; this is encoded by the coding sequence ATGGAGATGACCGTACATTCCTCGGGCCAAGCGCTCCCTGATGAATCGCTCGCAGTGCGCGCGATGCACGAGATCAGGCGCATGATATTTGCCGGCGAGCTGCCGGGCGGCACAGTGGTCCAGGACCGCAAGCTTGCCGAACAGCTCGGGCTCTCACGAACACCGGTTCGCGAGGCGCTCGGCCGCCTTGCGGGAGAAGGCTATCTGCGCCGCGACAAGCGAATACTCACCGTCCAGAGCGTTTCGTTCGAGGATGTGATGGAGATTCTCGCGACGCGCCGCCTCATCGAAGGCGAGACCGCGCGGCTTGCAGCGGGCCACATGGCGCCATCGCGGCTGGTCGAATTGCGTGCCGCCATCGAGGGGATGATCGACCCGCGCGAGGTATCTCACGATCGCCATTGGACCGTCGATGACCTCGTCCATCTGTCGATTGCAGAGGCAAGTGGCAACCGGATGATGGCTCGGCTCGTCAAGGACCTCCGTGAGCGCACCCGCATGTTCGGACTGGCTCGCATACCTCGCCGTTTCGCCCCGGGGAAAGATGAGCATCTCGCAATCGTCGCAGCCTTGGAACAAGGCGATGGCGATGCGGCTGCCCGGGCGATGACGGTCCATCTCGACAATACGCGCCAGGGAATCCTCGACCTGCTCGCCGGCACGCTGGCGTACGACCCACCGGCGGGCACACGCGGCGACCGAAAGAACCAAGGATCGACGTCATGA
- a CDS encoding transporter substrate-binding domain-containing protein, with translation MLNVFGRFARSSAAALLLLAMGPVAVNSQTLDAVLKRGRILVGVNIASPPFGTTDAKMEPDGYDVDIAKMLAKDLGVQLEIVSVTNENRIPTLLTGKADVIAATLQITPERAKSVLFTSPYGMHQSMVIGPPELKVTNLADLAGKRVGVSRGSAYANILAQANIPGMQLVQFADDSANLNALVAGQVDAAGTVSYLAAELKKRYPEKGFEQKVKLTDNVYAMGVRRGDFDFQRWVNTFLFVNILNGKIGQTYEKWMGDAWKTLPPF, from the coding sequence ATGTTGAACGTCTTTGGGAGATTTGCGCGTAGCTCGGCCGCTGCGCTGCTGTTGCTCGCAATGGGACCGGTTGCCGTCAATTCTCAGACGCTGGACGCCGTGCTGAAGCGGGGAAGAATTCTCGTCGGCGTCAACATCGCATCTCCTCCGTTCGGAACGACCGATGCCAAGATGGAGCCGGACGGCTACGACGTCGACATCGCGAAGATGTTGGCCAAGGACCTCGGCGTGCAACTGGAAATCGTCTCGGTCACCAACGAGAACCGGATTCCGACGCTGCTGACCGGCAAGGCCGATGTGATAGCAGCCACGCTGCAGATCACCCCCGAACGGGCAAAGTCAGTCCTCTTTACGTCGCCCTACGGCATGCACCAGTCGATGGTGATCGGACCGCCGGAGCTCAAGGTCACGAATCTCGCCGATCTCGCCGGCAAGCGCGTCGGCGTCTCCCGCGGCTCGGCTTATGCAAACATCCTGGCCCAGGCGAATATCCCCGGAATGCAGCTTGTCCAGTTCGCCGACGATAGCGCCAATCTCAACGCGCTCGTCGCCGGTCAGGTCGACGCCGCCGGAACCGTGTCCTACCTCGCCGCGGAACTGAAGAAACGGTACCCAGAAAAGGGCTTCGAGCAGAAGGTCAAGCTGACGGACAACGTCTATGCGATGGGCGTTCGACGCGGCGATTTCGATTTCCAGCGGTGGGTCAACACATTCCTGTTCGTGAACATCCTCAACGGCAAGATTGGCCAGACCTACGAGAAATGGATGGGTGACGCCTGGAAGACGCTGCCGCCGTTCTGA
- a CDS encoding ABC transporter permease: protein MTARRVGISFLGPHNALILLAVVILVTFVAVAAFPGWFTSFDPARQSLLTRLLAPGSVGRGGAVHWLGTDKLGRDVLSGLIYGARGALFIGVAAACSAATIGVSLGLIAGYYGRLTGDIILRAADVQLAFPFFLLAITVAAVLGPSYAVIIAILTMSNWVAYARVVRSETLEIKERAFVEAARAVGASNLRIMVVHILPNCIPSVIVLATFNMAHAIILEAGLSFVGLGVPTRSPSWGAMLAEGREYVATAWWLATFPGIAIFLVVLAVNVLGDRLRDILDPRLSVRD, encoded by the coding sequence ATGACCGCGCGTCGAGTTGGGATTTCCTTTCTGGGCCCCCACAATGCACTGATCCTGCTGGCAGTCGTGATCCTTGTCACATTTGTCGCGGTCGCCGCATTTCCAGGCTGGTTCACCAGCTTCGATCCTGCGCGGCAATCTCTGCTGACACGTCTGCTGGCGCCAGGGTCGGTCGGGCGAGGTGGAGCGGTACATTGGCTGGGGACCGACAAACTCGGCCGCGATGTGCTCAGCGGCCTCATATACGGCGCACGCGGAGCACTGTTCATCGGCGTCGCGGCGGCCTGTTCAGCCGCTACCATCGGCGTGAGCTTGGGTTTGATCGCGGGCTACTACGGCCGGCTGACCGGCGACATCATATTGCGGGCGGCTGATGTGCAGCTCGCTTTCCCCTTCTTTCTCCTGGCTATCACTGTCGCCGCTGTGCTCGGCCCCAGCTACGCAGTCATCATTGCTATCCTGACGATGAGCAATTGGGTCGCCTATGCACGGGTGGTCCGCAGCGAGACGCTCGAGATCAAGGAGCGGGCCTTTGTCGAGGCAGCGCGAGCGGTCGGTGCGAGCAACCTGCGCATCATGGTCGTTCATATCCTGCCGAACTGCATTCCCTCAGTGATCGTGCTGGCAACCTTCAATATGGCTCACGCAATCATCCTCGAAGCGGGTTTGAGCTTTGTCGGGCTCGGCGTGCCGACGCGCTCCCCGAGCTGGGGCGCCATGCTGGCCGAGGGGCGGGAATACGTCGCGACCGCATGGTGGCTCGCGACATTCCCCGGGATTGCAATCTTCCTGGTCGTATTGGCGGTCAACGTGCTGGGCGATAGGCTGCGCGATATCTTGGACCCCCGCCTTTCGGTGCGCGATTAG